A stretch of Vallitalea longa DNA encodes these proteins:
- a CDS encoding extracellular solute-binding protein, translated as MKKILSIVLIASIIMTFTGCGKKDDSKSSSNSGTSNNIVYDGEFGKIVDEPVDLRIHLSQEDKDVLTSDMPIVKYLSEATGINIIGSANPGAGDSAGAFNLQAADGFPDDIYAGNELGSMFMQFGSEGAFVPINEYLDKMPNFSAFLESDLRVKASITAPDGNIYYIPYMQPDMTASKAYFIRKDWLDKYELKTPSTVTELEETLLDIIDSDPNGNGQEDEFGFFARKPEEIVRLANLFGARVYGNDNDSERYIPTEDGKLYHAWLQPEFKDAIKNVSRWYDLGIIDNEYITNPESRRDHYLLNNLGAMTYDWIASTSGYNERKNVVEGFEFIPMAPPENSNGKKVNEHVRPIITSSGWAISSKCKNIDVAIALFDTMFTEYGRTIANFGVEGEQWEYVDDVPTFMDDVLNNDEGKPVNLYLRDNVGAQLFMGFKQDYEYERQWTSDWGLKGIEIYGTGEYDVPTLPALVFTNEEFDILNKYLTNINSFIDESVHSWIIRPYEELTNEVWDEYLSQVEKLGIEQVTKAYQDAYSRYIEIMK; from the coding sequence ATGAAAAAGATTTTATCTATAGTATTGATAGCTTCAATTATTATGACATTTACAGGTTGTGGTAAAAAAGATGATAGCAAGAGTTCCAGTAATAGTGGTACATCAAACAATATAGTATATGATGGGGAGTTCGGAAAAATAGTTGATGAACCAGTTGATCTGAGGATACATCTATCACAAGAAGATAAAGATGTCCTAACATCAGATATGCCTATTGTCAAGTATCTGTCAGAAGCTACAGGAATCAATATCATTGGTTCAGCTAATCCTGGAGCGGGAGATAGTGCAGGTGCATTCAATCTTCAAGCAGCAGATGGATTTCCTGATGATATCTATGCAGGTAATGAATTAGGAAGTATGTTCATGCAGTTCGGTTCAGAAGGTGCATTTGTACCTATAAATGAATATCTTGACAAAATGCCTAATTTCTCGGCTTTCCTGGAAAGTGATTTAAGAGTTAAAGCATCAATTACTGCACCCGATGGAAATATATATTATATACCATATATGCAACCGGATATGACAGCATCAAAAGCTTATTTTATCCGAAAAGACTGGTTGGATAAATATGAACTGAAAACACCATCAACAGTTACGGAATTAGAAGAGACATTGTTGGACATCATTGATTCAGATCCTAATGGTAACGGTCAGGAAGATGAATTTGGATTTTTTGCCAGGAAACCAGAAGAAATAGTTAGATTAGCTAATCTCTTTGGAGCAAGAGTGTATGGTAATGATAATGATAGTGAAAGATATATACCTACTGAAGATGGTAAGCTATATCATGCATGGCTTCAGCCAGAATTCAAAGATGCCATTAAAAATGTATCAAGATGGTATGACCTAGGTATCATAGATAATGAATACATAACTAACCCAGAGAGCAGAAGAGACCATTACTTGTTAAACAATCTTGGTGCAATGACATATGATTGGATAGCGTCGACAAGTGGTTACAATGAAAGAAAAAATGTAGTTGAAGGTTTTGAATTTATACCTATGGCTCCACCAGAGAACAGTAATGGAAAAAAAGTCAATGAGCATGTGAGACCTATAATAACCAGCAGTGGATGGGCAATATCATCAAAATGCAAGAATATTGATGTTGCCATAGCACTATTTGATACTATGTTTACTGAGTATGGACGAACAATTGCCAATTTTGGAGTTGAAGGTGAGCAATGGGAATATGTAGATGATGTACCAACATTTATGGATGATGTACTCAATAATGATGAAGGAAAACCAGTTAATCTCTACTTAAGAGATAATGTAGGTGCTCAGTTGTTTATGGGATTTAAACAAGATTACGAATATGAACGTCAATGGACAAGCGATTGGGGACTCAAGGGTATAGAAATCTATGGAACTGGTGAATATGATGTGCCTACATTGCCAGCATTAGTATTCACAAATGAAGAATTTGATATATTGAATAAATATCTAACTAACATAAATTCATTTATAGATGAATCAGTACATAGCTGGATAATAAGACCTTATGAAGAACTTACTAATGAGGTGTGGGATGAATATTTGAGTCAAGTTGAGAAATTGGGTATAGAACAAGTAACTAAAGCATATCAAGATGCTTATTCAAGATACATTGAAATTATGAAATAA
- a CDS encoding AEC family transporter: MDNIFFTINGVVPIFLVIIIGYILKRFKFINDEFVKKSTRIVFKVSLPCMIFQSVRGVDTKELFSTEIVNLILFLVITNLILFILSSILAKKIVVEKISRGPFVQGIVRTNFVIIGYPLILNLFGEIAFAKAALLTAFMIPMYNIMAVIALTVFLPKKESQNNIKSTLVNLAKNPLIIAIVIGLIFAYVHIEIPKFIDNTIEYVSQLSLPLSLICIGAFFSLDKVKKSLNYALVVTFMKVVVNPIIIVFIAYLIGFRGDNLGIILVSFASPTAISSFAMSDAMDNDSQLAAAIIILTTAFSIISLIIGSNVLVSIG; this comes from the coding sequence ATGGATAATATATTTTTTACAATTAATGGAGTAGTTCCTATTTTTCTTGTGATAATTATAGGATATATTTTGAAACGGTTCAAATTCATTAATGACGAATTTGTAAAGAAATCTACAAGGATAGTATTTAAAGTCAGTTTGCCTTGTATGATATTCCAGAGCGTTAGGGGAGTTGATACTAAAGAGTTGTTCAGTACAGAAATAGTTAATTTGATTTTATTTCTGGTAATAACTAATTTAATTCTTTTTATACTATCAAGTATATTAGCTAAGAAAATAGTTGTTGAAAAAATATCAAGAGGTCCTTTTGTGCAAGGTATAGTAAGAACCAATTTCGTAATTATAGGTTATCCACTAATTCTCAATTTATTTGGTGAGATAGCTTTTGCAAAAGCTGCTTTACTGACAGCATTCATGATACCCATGTATAATATAATGGCAGTTATTGCACTTACAGTTTTTTTACCCAAAAAGGAGTCACAGAATAATATTAAATCAACATTGGTTAATTTAGCCAAGAATCCTCTTATCATTGCCATTGTCATAGGGTTGATATTTGCTTATGTACATATAGAGATACCAAAATTTATAGATAATACTATTGAATATGTTTCACAATTGTCTTTACCGTTATCATTAATATGTATAGGTGCATTTTTCAGTCTTGATAAAGTCAAAAAGAGCTTGAATTACGCTTTAGTAGTTACATTCATGAAGGTTGTAGTTAATCCCATAATTATTGTATTCATAGCTTATCTCATAGGCTTTAGAGGAGATAATTTAGGAATCATTTTGGTTTCTTTTGCCAGCCCTACAGCTATAAGTAGTTTTGCTATGTCAGATGCAATGGATAATGATAGTCAGTTGGCAGCAGCTATAATCATACTAACTACAGCATTTTCAATAATTAGTTTAATTATAGGAAGTAATGTACTTGTTAGTATAGGATAA
- a CDS encoding carbohydrate ABC transporter permease translates to MKKHSSNSDKILNIFNHIILIIISICTLYPTIFVLASSFSSGSAVARGAVYLWPVEFTVEAYKVILSDIEFWMSYGNTLFYMLFGTLFSMFISILAAYALSKKRLRFRKLFNFMVAFTIWFDPGIIPKYMNFKELGFENNRIGIIVGFGVLAFNIIILRNYFEGVPKSLEESAYIDGANDFKILYKIYMPLSKASIATVTLFYAISRWNGYFWTMILIKDLDKMPLQVYLRRIIVERDALMLDSGILANAVYSPDTIIFATIIASLVPIIIIYPFIQKYFEKGIMLGGVKE, encoded by the coding sequence ATGAAAAAACATTCTAGTAACAGCGATAAAATATTAAATATATTTAATCATATCATATTAATTATAATATCAATATGCACGTTATATCCGACAATCTTTGTTCTAGCATCATCATTTAGCAGTGGAAGTGCTGTTGCAAGGGGTGCTGTATATTTATGGCCTGTTGAATTTACTGTTGAAGCTTACAAAGTGATATTGTCAGATATTGAATTTTGGATGTCTTACGGAAATACATTGTTTTACATGTTGTTCGGAACATTATTCAGTATGTTCATATCAATATTGGCAGCTTATGCATTGTCCAAGAAAAGGTTGCGTTTCAGGAAGTTATTTAACTTTATGGTAGCATTCACTATATGGTTTGATCCAGGTATTATTCCAAAATATATGAATTTCAAGGAGTTAGGATTTGAGAATAATAGAATAGGTATTATAGTAGGTTTTGGTGTCCTGGCTTTCAACATAATAATACTTAGAAATTATTTTGAAGGGGTCCCTAAATCATTAGAAGAATCAGCATATATAGACGGTGCTAATGATTTCAAGATTCTATATAAGATTTATATGCCTCTGTCTAAAGCGTCAATAGCTACAGTGACATTGTTTTATGCTATCAGTAGATGGAATGGTTATTTTTGGACTATGATATTGATAAAAGATCTTGACAAAATGCCACTCCAAGTATATTTGAGAAGAATAATTGTTGAACGGGATGCGTTGATGCTTGATTCTGGAATACTTGCAAATGCAGTATATTCACCAGATACCATCATTTTTGCAACTATAATCGCATCATTAGTGCCTATCATAATAATCTATCCTTTCATACAGAAGTATTTCGAGAAAGGAATCATGCTAGGCGGAGTGAAAGAATAA
- a CDS encoding IclR family transcriptional regulator, with product MGKSRAATRTINILELVASKSKGITLSEIATQLDIPVTSVNDILKALLDQEMIEIIDERSKVYGIGIKAFYIGNAFIQNTTLIDKAKSVVEDLGNILNKTVFLGKEVHHKITYIYKYEPKNLLIATCPIGSRTSLHCTALGKCILAHNDELLESISKTPLLRKTKYTITDYNELYKEIQNVKIKGYAVDDREQNEYLLCIGAPIFDSNNSVIAALSISGLYNDNTNVQQEAEILMEKAAIISTKMGYVDNN from the coding sequence ATGGGAAAAAGTAGAGCAGCAACAAGAACGATAAATATATTAGAATTAGTAGCAAGCAAGTCTAAAGGAATTACATTATCTGAAATTGCTACCCAACTTGATATACCTGTTACTAGTGTAAACGATATATTAAAGGCATTACTTGACCAAGAAATGATTGAAATTATTGATGAAAGAAGTAAAGTATATGGTATAGGTATCAAAGCCTTTTATATCGGTAATGCATTCATACAGAATACAACTCTCATCGATAAAGCTAAATCTGTTGTTGAAGACTTAGGTAATATTCTTAATAAAACTGTTTTTTTAGGTAAAGAAGTACATCATAAGATAACATACATATATAAATACGAACCTAAAAATCTCCTAATAGCAACTTGTCCTATAGGTAGTCGTACTAGTTTACATTGTACTGCTTTGGGTAAATGTATATTGGCTCATAATGATGAGTTACTTGAAAGTATATCCAAAACACCACTGTTAAGGAAAACAAAATATACTATCACAGATTATAATGAGTTATATAAGGAAATCCAAAATGTTAAGATTAAAGGATATGCAGTAGATGATCGTGAACAAAACGAATATTTACTTTGTATCGGAGCTCCTATTTTTGATAGTAACAATAGTGTTATTGCCGCATTAAGTATTAGTGGATTATATAATGACAATACTAATGTTCAGCAAGAAGCCGAAATTTTAATGGAAAAAGCAGCTATAATATCAACAAAAATGGGTTACGTAGATAATAATTAA
- the uxuA gene encoding mannonate dehydratase — MKLSFRWFGDNDPVKLSYIRQIPMVSTIVTDVKAEEVGGIIPASKIKDYKGKINRPGLKFEVFESLPVHYSIKLGLASRDKYIDNYKKNIRMLGAMGIKVIAYNFRPIFRWARTDINKELLDKSTVSVYDKADEEKINPFTNCTDTSQWHKKHSRYIYERQLTTDLTFDGYYTKESTSRLRKLRQQYQDIGKEGLWKNLQYFLNEIIPVAESCDVKMAIHPDDPPWDIFGVPRLITDETSLDRLLDCYDSPHNCITLCSGTLASIQDTNIINLADKYSRMDRIAFAHIRNVKCGSDSVEECAHYSGYGSIDMVKLLDALYKNNYDGYIRSDHGRMIWGEEGKPGNGIYDRALGAQYILGIWECLENTKTKSV, encoded by the coding sequence ATGAAATTATCGTTTAGATGGTTTGGCGATAACGACCCTGTGAAATTATCATATATTCGCCAAATACCAATGGTTTCAACAATAGTTACAGATGTAAAAGCTGAAGAAGTTGGAGGAATAATACCAGCAAGTAAGATAAAAGATTATAAAGGGAAAATTAATAGGCCTGGATTGAAATTCGAAGTTTTCGAGAGTTTGCCAGTTCACTATAGCATTAAATTAGGTTTAGCCAGTAGAGATAAATATATAGATAATTATAAGAAAAATATCAGGATGTTAGGTGCAATGGGTATAAAGGTTATAGCATATAATTTTAGACCTATTTTTAGATGGGCCAGAACTGATATTAATAAAGAATTACTGGATAAATCAACAGTATCAGTTTATGATAAAGCAGATGAAGAAAAAATAAATCCTTTTACTAATTGTACAGATACCTCTCAGTGGCATAAAAAACATTCAAGATATATTTATGAACGTCAGCTTACCACAGATTTAACGTTTGATGGGTATTATACAAAAGAATCTACTAGTAGACTTAGAAAGTTAAGACAACAATATCAAGATATTGGTAAAGAAGGATTATGGAAAAATCTGCAATATTTTCTCAATGAAATAATACCAGTTGCTGAAAGTTGTGATGTAAAGATGGCAATACATCCTGATGATCCACCTTGGGATATTTTTGGTGTTCCAAGACTGATTACTGATGAAACATCATTAGATAGGCTCCTTGATTGTTATGATAGTCCTCATAATTGTATAACACTTTGCAGTGGTACACTTGCTAGTATACAAGATACCAATATCATTAATTTGGCAGACAAATACTCTAGAATGGATAGAATAGCATTTGCTCATATCAGGAATGTAAAATGTGGTTCTGATTCAGTAGAAGAATGTGCTCACTATAGTGGATATGGATCTATAGATATGGTTAAATTATTGGATGCATTATATAAGAATAATTATGACGGATATATTCGTTCCGATCATGGTAGAATGATCTGGGGTGAAGAAGGTAAGCCTGGAAATGGAATCTATGATAGAGCTTTAGGGGCACAATACATATTAGGAATATGGGAATGTCTAGAGAATACGAAGACAAAAAGTGTATAA
- a CDS encoding DUF4962 domain-containing protein, which translates to MDRYIFINNSIENLRKEIKTTKADFFKRLYEQCRLYANAQLPEEHPKASTTYMGMGCANLSLAYLLTKQQHYLDEARRWIFTCVNYPHWGNAHLVDVDLSAAWILFGLGLSYDWLKDDLEVEERKKLREKIILQAEIMYKFKVETEGEGWSTNYFQNHNWINLTGLATAGYALADEYPRAQKWIDSAKENFDFVYSVLANDGSDYEGVVYWRYGAMWLFIYAHLLKEREGIDYFRKCDFLKNTFYYRLYQAAPNLEEQINFGDCHDRRSGHSTAIYYKVAAEYNNGHAQKLANLVREKFLYREASESQVKPGILPECLFELLFYDPKVEEKDFDDLDLVRYFEDLGLVVIRSSWSEDATHFSFKTSYPGGKTQWDNLWKLKEEKNYNCFGLSHQHPDNNSFILNSNNTFLTIDDGYNRTVKASDHNVVIVDGKGYEDENQNNIWKNYTKDMVGEIETFRNEEHYVYVVGETSRMYKKELKLRRFARHVLHTKNSYFIVMDELMSDDPHKYTFVLHSDVFPQVQQNGEFLYENGPAQMKVINVSPVETEYELLENNVRAIMTTQQPDKFRECRMKTLHISNKSKQKDLCFLNVIMPSKADDNSLVVEKINTEDCFGVEIIDKDSSEILLYSYDDKVKYKNNTYDSKGVLLKLQNNIVQKVIKL; encoded by the coding sequence ATGGACAGATATATTTTTATAAACAACAGTATAGAAAATCTAAGAAAAGAAATTAAAACAACTAAAGCAGATTTTTTTAAGCGTTTATATGAGCAATGTAGATTATATGCTAACGCGCAACTACCTGAGGAACATCCGAAAGCCAGTACAACATATATGGGGATGGGTTGTGCTAATTTATCACTGGCATATCTACTTACAAAGCAACAACATTATCTTGATGAAGCAAGAAGATGGATATTTACATGTGTTAACTACCCTCATTGGGGAAATGCTCATCTTGTAGATGTTGACCTATCTGCGGCTTGGATATTGTTTGGACTTGGACTTTCTTATGATTGGTTGAAAGATGATCTGGAAGTTGAAGAAAGAAAAAAACTTAGAGAAAAAATAATTCTTCAAGCTGAGATAATGTATAAATTTAAAGTTGAGACAGAAGGCGAAGGATGGTCTACTAATTACTTCCAAAATCATAACTGGATTAACTTAACAGGTCTTGCGACTGCCGGATATGCTCTTGCTGATGAATATCCAAGAGCTCAGAAATGGATTGATTCGGCTAAAGAAAATTTCGATTTCGTATATAGTGTCTTGGCAAATGATGGTAGTGACTATGAAGGTGTTGTGTATTGGAGATATGGTGCTATGTGGCTATTTATCTATGCTCACTTATTAAAAGAAAGAGAAGGAATAGATTATTTTAGAAAGTGTGATTTTCTAAAAAATACATTTTACTATAGATTATATCAGGCCGCACCAAATCTAGAAGAACAAATTAATTTTGGAGACTGTCATGATAGACGAAGCGGTCATTCGACAGCAATATATTACAAGGTAGCAGCAGAATACAATAATGGACATGCACAAAAACTTGCAAATCTGGTCAGAGAAAAATTCTTATATAGAGAAGCAAGTGAATCCCAAGTAAAACCGGGTATATTGCCAGAATGTTTATTTGAATTATTGTTCTATGATCCAAAAGTGGAGGAGAAGGATTTTGATGATCTTGATCTTGTAAGATATTTTGAAGATCTGGGATTAGTTGTCATCAGAAGTTCATGGAGCGAAGATGCAACTCATTTTTCTTTTAAGACAAGTTATCCGGGAGGAAAAACTCAATGGGATAATCTTTGGAAATTGAAGGAAGAAAAAAATTATAATTGTTTTGGTTTGTCTCATCAACATCCTGATAATAACTCTTTCATACTGAATTCCAATAATACATTCTTAACCATAGATGATGGATATAACAGAACAGTTAAAGCTTCAGATCATAATGTCGTCATTGTTGATGGTAAAGGATATGAAGATGAAAATCAAAATAATATATGGAAAAATTACACCAAAGATATGGTCGGAGAAATTGAGACATTCAGAAATGAAGAACACTATGTATATGTAGTCGGTGAGACATCTAGGATGTATAAAAAAGAATTAAAGCTAAGAAGATTCGCGAGACATGTACTTCATACCAAGAATTCATATTTCATCGTAATGGATGAATTGATGAGTGATGATCCTCACAAATATACATTTGTACTGCATTCAGATGTGTTCCCTCAGGTCCAACAAAATGGGGAGTTCTTGTATGAAAATGGACCAGCACAGATGAAAGTGATAAATGTTTCTCCAGTAGAGACGGAGTACGAATTGTTAGAAAATAATGTACGCGCGATTATGACTACTCAGCAACCTGATAAATTCAGAGAATGTAGAATGAAGACTTTACATATTTCCAATAAATCCAAACAGAAGGATTTATGTTTCTTGAATGTAATTATGCCAAGTAAAGCAGATGACAATTCATTAGTTGTAGAGAAGATAAATACTGAGGATTGCTTCGGTGTAGAAATAATAGACAAAGATTCTTCAGAGATTTTGCTATATTCATATGATGATAAAGTTAAATATAAAAACAATACATATGATTCGAAGGGCGTTCTGTTGAAGTTGCAGAATAATATAGTGCAGAAGGTCATTAAGTTATGA
- a CDS encoding enolase C-terminal domain-like protein, translating to MKGEIIISELVIKNVKVIGCNPNGKNLLTVKIETSDPSIYGLGCATLHQRYLAVKVVIEEYLKPFLIGKDPRNIEDIWHSSYISGYWRSGPVLNNALSGVDMALWDIKGKMADMPLYQMFGGKTRAAISAYVHAKGNSLEEVEKNIRKFISQGYKYIRCQIGEYGGDFHNTKTPDNLPKGVYFDPEDYMNSTIELLEYLKNNIEDKVYFLHDVHERLDPVRAIRFAKELEKYNLFYLEDILPPENQEWLKMLRNQTAIPIAMGELYSNTIEWKSVISERLIDYIRIHISDIGGITPAKKIAAVSEAYGIKTAWHGPPDLTPIGMAANIHLDISSINAGIQEYCAINETMREIFIGAPEPVEGYFYPIDRPGIGVDIDEEKAMEYPCVNELPEWTNARLPDGTSVKP from the coding sequence ATGAAAGGAGAAATTATTATTAGTGAATTAGTGATTAAAAACGTTAAAGTAATAGGTTGTAACCCTAATGGGAAAAATCTGCTGACTGTTAAAATTGAGACATCAGATCCCAGTATATATGGATTAGGATGTGCAACTTTACATCAAAGATATTTAGCTGTAAAAGTTGTGATTGAAGAATATTTGAAACCGTTTCTAATTGGAAAAGATCCTAGAAATATAGAAGATATATGGCATTCATCATATATAAGTGGATATTGGAGAAGTGGTCCTGTCCTAAATAATGCTTTATCAGGTGTTGATATGGCTTTGTGGGATATTAAGGGTAAAATGGCAGATATGCCTTTATACCAGATGTTTGGAGGTAAAACAAGAGCAGCAATCTCTGCATATGTACATGCTAAAGGGAATTCGTTGGAAGAGGTAGAAAAGAATATAAGGAAATTCATTAGTCAGGGATATAAATATATAAGATGTCAAATTGGTGAATATGGCGGAGATTTTCACAATACCAAAACACCAGATAATCTACCGAAAGGGGTATATTTTGATCCAGAGGATTACATGAATAGTACAATCGAATTATTGGAATATCTGAAAAACAATATAGAAGATAAAGTTTATTTTCTTCATGATGTTCATGAAAGACTAGATCCAGTAAGAGCCATAAGATTTGCTAAAGAACTGGAAAAATATAATTTATTCTACTTAGAGGATATATTGCCACCAGAAAATCAAGAGTGGTTGAAAATGTTAAGAAATCAAACAGCGATACCTATAGCAATGGGAGAATTATATAGTAATACTATTGAGTGGAAAAGTGTCATATCAGAAAGACTTATTGATTATATTCGTATACATATAAGTGATATAGGAGGGATAACACCAGCTAAAAAAATAGCTGCTGTTTCTGAAGCCTATGGAATCAAGACTGCATGGCATGGACCACCAGATTTAACACCTATAGGAATGGCTGCTAATATACATTTGGATATTTCATCAATCAATGCAGGTATCCAAGAATATTGTGCCATAAATGAAACTATGCGTGAAATATTTATTGGAGCTCCTGAGCCAGTTGAGGGATATTTCTATCCAATTGATAGGCCGGGTATCGGTGTAGATATAGATGAAGAAAAAGCTATGGAGTATCCTTGCGTCAATGAACTTCCTGAATGGACTAATGCCAGATTACCTGACGGGACATCAGTTAAACCTTAA
- a CDS encoding ABC transporter permease → MVSKRKHSINVGESFKKDWQLYVMLIPLFIWLVYFAYKPLYGLIIAFKDYSVFKGIADSKWVGLENFKYLLTGPGSVYFWRAFKNTIVISLYNIIFGFPIPIILAIMFNEMKNKFFRKSVQTIVYLPYFFSDVVIAGIIISILSPNIGVINNILVNLGIINDGIYFLVEPKYFRSIFVLSDIWKESGFNSIIYFAALSGISPILYEAARMDGASKFQQIKNITIPGIMPTIIIMFILRVGKLLNIGYERILLLYTPQTYEKADIISTYIYRLGLKENGMMDVATATGLFNSIIAFILVYVTNRITRKLSDTGLW, encoded by the coding sequence ATGGTATCAAAAAGAAAACATAGTATAAATGTTGGGGAATCATTTAAAAAAGATTGGCAGTTATATGTAATGTTAATACCTTTGTTTATATGGCTTGTATATTTTGCCTATAAACCACTTTACGGATTAATAATAGCATTCAAGGATTATAGTGTATTTAAGGGAATTGCAGATAGTAAATGGGTAGGGTTAGAAAATTTCAAATACCTTTTGACAGGACCTGGTTCTGTATATTTTTGGAGGGCATTTAAAAATACCATAGTCATAAGTCTATATAACATCATATTCGGATTTCCTATTCCAATTATATTAGCTATAATGTTCAATGAAATGAAGAATAAATTTTTTAGGAAATCAGTACAGACCATTGTTTATTTACCATATTTCTTTTCTGACGTAGTAATAGCAGGTATCATTATTTCAATATTATCTCCTAATATTGGTGTTATAAATAATATTCTTGTTAATCTAGGAATCATAAATGATGGTATATATTTTTTGGTAGAACCTAAATATTTTAGATCTATATTTGTCTTATCTGACATTTGGAAAGAGTCAGGATTTAATTCGATAATCTATTTTGCAGCATTATCTGGAATATCACCAATTTTATATGAGGCTGCCAGAATGGATGGGGCTTCAAAATTTCAGCAAATCAAGAATATAACCATACCAGGCATTATGCCAACAATCATTATCATGTTCATACTAAGAGTAGGTAAATTATTGAATATCGGATATGAAAGGATTTTATTACTTTATACTCCTCAGACTTATGAGAAAGCAGATATAATCAGTACATATATTTATAGGTTAGGTTTAAAAGAAAACGGTATGATGGATGTCGCAACCGCTACAGGACTTTTCAATTCGATAATAGCATTTATACTTGTGTATGTGACTAACAGGATTACTAGAAAATTATCAGATACTGGGTTATGGTAA